Proteins encoded by one window of Chondromyces crocatus:
- a CDS encoding MmcQ/YjbR family DNA-binding protein has protein sequence MGRASVVLTRMREICLSLPDTKETLTWGEPHFRVGEKIFAGCGEGKGVVSIGFKLEMEHALDIIQDPRFTKAPYVGHKGWVSMDAAGITSWDEVRELIHESYRLIAPKKSLAKLGTDEAPSATTARNREPAKAATGRRGEAKSASPQRSTKAKSTTSSTPRSAETKTATAQRATTTRGAGTRSGVSVKKSAAKRSAASDATSAGGAKRAGAGRPAIVKKSAAKSTAAATRTAGTKKSAAKRSASTAPDTAARGAKKTRVAKKG, from the coding sequence ATGGGTCGAGCGTCTGTGGTGCTGACGAGGATGCGGGAGATCTGCCTGTCGCTTCCGGACACGAAGGAGACATTGACCTGGGGAGAGCCTCACTTTCGTGTCGGAGAGAAGATCTTCGCAGGTTGCGGAGAAGGGAAAGGCGTGGTGTCGATCGGGTTCAAGCTGGAGATGGAGCACGCGCTCGACATCATCCAGGACCCGCGCTTCACGAAGGCGCCGTACGTGGGGCACAAGGGGTGGGTGTCGATGGACGCGGCCGGCATTACGTCATGGGACGAGGTGCGGGAGCTGATCCACGAGAGCTACCGGTTGATCGCCCCGAAGAAGTCGCTGGCCAAGCTCGGCACCGACGAGGCGCCGAGCGCCACGACGGCTCGGAACCGTGAACCGGCGAAGGCGGCGACGGGGCGTCGTGGCGAGGCGAAGTCGGCGAGCCCGCAGCGCTCCACGAAGGCGAAGTCGACGACGTCGAGCACGCCGCGCTCCGCCGAGACGAAGACGGCGACGGCACAGCGTGCGACGACGACCAGAGGGGCGGGTACGAGGAGCGGCGTCTCTGTGAAGAAGTCTGCTGCAAAGCGTTCGGCGGCGTCGGATGCGACGAGTGCAGGTGGGGCGAAGCGCGCTGGAGCAGGTCGTCCTGCCATCGTGAAGAAGTCTGCTGCGAAGAGCACGGCAGCCGCGACGCGTACCGCCGGCACGAAGAAGTCTGCTGCGAAGCGCTCTGCGTCGACGGCGCCCGACACGGCGGCGCGCGGAGCGAAGAAGACGCGTGTCGCGAAGAAGGGGTGA
- a CDS encoding penicillin acylase family protein — protein sequence MRRVPLLASLGLIALGLLSAPGCSGDDDPGPGNTTTTTTTTTTETHGEGTLPGLEGQVDVIVDDRGMPHIYASSLHDVALVEGYLMARDRFPMMEFIRRNVTGRLAEIVGTLAPEAIQADIAARVMGYQRVANRIYDGLEPTSPTRVTLDAFAAGVNIYIRELREGTTKLPEGAGLLDLLLLPNTEAFTDWTPQDSVAIGRYLSSALSYDGDYEIAYTSAAAAAASTFPAGDPRAGIFRDLWSMAPARDVFSRDGFPNGSGGGNILPQPAPAPPAASLGALQRAQGFFDLAKRHLEQLGDESRGSNNWVVSGSKTASGYPLLASDPHLTLPSPPLFWYAHLNTARAGGDLNVQGLSLVGVPGVILGYNDHIAWGSTTASHDVTDIYEETITPGQNGAPDTVLFKGNQVPIEIVTETIKVNGADDIVLRLEHVPHHGIIAPQIVNGQVVPRTENTALSVRWTGDEPSYEITAFLDLNFARNLDDAKAALEHFEVGGQSFVITTSEGDIFWSSQARVPVRDPAAMTYDPVTQTGLSPAMVLPGDGSAEWIGTLDGRYLPQDHNPARGFIATANNDLVGATADGNPFDEPHYVGWDFDLGHRIARITERLEELTTAGGVTPEDMITLQGDHQSPLGRLLAPSFVDAIARVAAERSSPGTHPELSALVAELSSADLDRLDNAAARLAAWSFAASAGVDIGDGAPPAVEVNDAIATSLFNASVAHLAQLAFGDEVTAMNARPGSNLIAKTLQWAILDPQRLATYDDVLGDTVLWDDLATPAVQETRDERIARAMLQGMATLRDLLGDDMTAWTWGRLHTVRFTSMVPSIAGSSPVDLPRANDPAFPNGYPRHGDNFNVDASNQGIWSTTNFSYANGPVQRLVVEMTPEGPRAWNAIPGGQAFDPASPHHADEAEHWRRNDAPPLYFSDADIDAHVESRLTFTP from the coding sequence ATGCGCCGCGTCCCGCTCCTCGCTTCCCTTGGTCTGATTGCCCTCGGCCTCCTCAGCGCACCAGGCTGCTCCGGGGACGACGATCCTGGCCCTGGGAACACGACCACCACGACCACCACGACCACCACCGAGACCCATGGAGAAGGCACGCTCCCTGGCCTCGAAGGGCAGGTCGACGTCATCGTCGACGACCGCGGCATGCCGCACATCTATGCCTCCTCGCTCCACGACGTGGCCCTCGTCGAGGGCTACCTCATGGCCCGGGATCGCTTCCCGATGATGGAGTTCATCCGCCGTAACGTCACCGGCCGGCTCGCCGAGATCGTCGGAACGCTCGCTCCCGAAGCGATCCAGGCCGACATCGCCGCGCGCGTCATGGGCTACCAGCGGGTCGCGAACCGCATCTACGACGGCCTGGAGCCCACGAGCCCCACGCGCGTCACCCTCGACGCCTTCGCCGCCGGCGTGAACATCTACATCCGGGAACTCCGCGAAGGGACCACCAAGCTCCCGGAGGGTGCAGGCCTCCTCGACCTCTTGCTCCTCCCGAACACCGAAGCGTTCACCGACTGGACCCCGCAGGACTCCGTGGCCATCGGGCGCTACCTCTCCTCGGCGCTCTCCTACGACGGCGACTACGAGATCGCGTACACCTCGGCCGCTGCCGCCGCCGCGAGCACCTTCCCCGCGGGCGATCCCCGCGCGGGCATCTTCCGCGACCTCTGGTCCATGGCCCCCGCGCGTGACGTCTTCAGCCGCGACGGCTTCCCGAACGGGAGCGGCGGCGGGAACATCCTCCCCCAGCCTGCGCCCGCGCCGCCGGCCGCGTCCCTTGGCGCCCTCCAGCGCGCCCAGGGCTTCTTCGACCTCGCCAAGCGCCACCTCGAACAGCTCGGCGACGAGAGCCGCGGCTCCAACAACTGGGTCGTCTCGGGCAGCAAGACGGCATCCGGCTACCCCCTCCTCGCCAGCGACCCGCACCTCACCCTGCCGAGCCCCCCGCTCTTCTGGTACGCGCACCTCAACACCGCGCGCGCCGGTGGCGACCTCAACGTGCAAGGCCTCTCCCTGGTCGGCGTCCCCGGCGTCATCCTCGGCTACAACGATCACATCGCCTGGGGCTCCACCACCGCGAGCCACGACGTCACCGACATCTACGAAGAGACGATCACCCCGGGCCAGAACGGCGCCCCCGACACCGTGCTGTTCAAGGGCAACCAGGTCCCCATCGAGATCGTCACCGAGACCATCAAGGTCAACGGCGCCGACGACATCGTCCTCCGCCTGGAGCACGTCCCCCACCACGGGATCATCGCCCCCCAGATCGTCAACGGCCAGGTCGTCCCCCGCACCGAGAACACCGCGCTCAGCGTCCGCTGGACCGGCGACGAGCCCTCTTACGAGATCACCGCCTTCCTCGACCTGAACTTCGCCAGGAACCTCGACGACGCCAAGGCCGCGCTCGAGCACTTCGAGGTCGGCGGCCAGAGCTTCGTCATCACCACCTCCGAGGGCGACATCTTCTGGTCCTCCCAGGCCCGTGTCCCCGTGCGCGACCCGGCGGCGATGACCTACGACCCCGTGACCCAGACCGGCCTGTCCCCGGCCATGGTCCTCCCGGGCGACGGCAGCGCCGAGTGGATTGGCACCCTCGACGGCCGCTACCTCCCGCAGGACCACAACCCGGCGCGCGGCTTCATCGCCACCGCCAACAACGACCTCGTGGGTGCCACCGCCGACGGCAACCCCTTCGACGAGCCCCACTACGTCGGCTGGGACTTCGACCTCGGCCACCGCATCGCGCGCATCACCGAGCGCCTCGAAGAGCTCACCACCGCGGGCGGCGTCACCCCCGAGGACATGATCACCCTGCAGGGTGACCACCAGTCACCCCTCGGCCGTCTCCTCGCGCCGAGCTTCGTCGACGCCATCGCGCGCGTCGCGGCCGAGCGCTCCTCGCCGGGCACCCACCCCGAGCTCTCCGCCCTCGTCGCCGAGCTCTCCAGCGCCGACCTCGACCGCCTCGACAACGCCGCAGCGCGCCTCGCCGCCTGGAGCTTCGCCGCCTCGGCGGGCGTCGACATCGGCGACGGCGCACCGCCTGCCGTCGAGGTGAACGACGCCATCGCCACCTCCCTCTTCAATGCCTCGGTCGCGCACCTCGCCCAGCTCGCCTTCGGCGACGAGGTCACCGCCATGAACGCGCGCCCTGGCAGCAACCTCATCGCCAAGACCCTCCAGTGGGCCATCCTCGACCCGCAGCGCCTCGCCACCTACGACGACGTCCTCGGCGACACCGTCCTCTGGGACGACCTCGCCACCCCCGCCGTCCAGGAGACCCGTGACGAGCGCATCGCCCGCGCCATGCTCCAGGGCATGGCCACCCTGCGCGACCTGCTCGGCGACGACATGACGGCGTGGACCTGGGGCCGACTGCACACCGTCCGCTTCACCTCGATGGTCCCCTCGATCGCCGGCTCGAGCCCCGTCGACCTCCCCCGCGCGAACGACCCCGCCTTCCCCAACGGCTACCCTCGCCACGGAGACAACTTCAACGTCGACGCCTCGAACCAGGGCATCTGGTCGACGACGAACTTCAGCTACGCCAACGGCCCCGTGCAGCGGCTCGTCGTGGAGATGACCCCGGAAGGCCCCCGCGCCTGGAACGCCATCCCAGGCGGCCAGGCCTTCGATCCGGCGAGCCCCCACCACGCCGACGAAGCCGAGCACTGGCGCCGCAACGACGCCCCCCCGCTCTACTTCAGCGACGCCGACATCGACGCGCACGTCGAGTCGCGCCTCACCTTCACCCCCTGA
- a CDS encoding alpha-E domain-containing protein codes for MISRVADHCFWFGRYLERAESTARVLAVTQHHVLDAELTPPEHWRPLLTASGQEPHFVEQFGAEAVGDGDAVQRYLCFDEDNTASMQRAIAAARDNARSIREVISLEVWETVNELHLWLDRGQGATDWTLNRHGFYRRIRQAVQLALGLTQSTMLHDTPLDFIWLGVLLERMGQTARILDVHHVAFTRAAQAAKADPTTLGATHQVIETARWLALLRACSGGEPFMKVNQGRVTGESVARFLAFEPRFPRSIRHCAHAAYTRLADIRPPESQALPGGDTLAQLHGLTLWIADKSQEHLDLSSLHGMLVRVVDETAAICDGIGRDLLGNVTRPTPSVPPPAAAPPQISAPARSTQSQS; via the coding sequence ATGATCTCTCGCGTCGCCGATCACTGCTTCTGGTTCGGTCGCTACCTCGAACGCGCGGAGAGCACGGCCCGTGTCCTCGCCGTCACCCAGCACCACGTGCTCGACGCGGAGCTCACCCCGCCCGAGCACTGGCGCCCCTTGCTCACGGCCTCCGGCCAGGAGCCCCACTTCGTCGAGCAGTTCGGCGCGGAGGCGGTGGGGGACGGGGACGCCGTGCAGCGCTACCTGTGCTTCGACGAAGACAACACCGCCAGCATGCAGCGCGCCATCGCGGCCGCGCGCGACAATGCACGCTCCATCCGCGAGGTCATCAGCCTGGAGGTGTGGGAGACGGTCAACGAGCTGCACCTCTGGCTGGACAGGGGACAGGGCGCCACCGACTGGACGCTGAACCGGCATGGCTTCTACCGCCGCATCCGGCAAGCCGTGCAGCTCGCCCTGGGCCTCACCCAGAGCACCATGCTCCACGACACCCCCCTCGACTTCATCTGGCTCGGCGTCCTCCTCGAGCGCATGGGCCAGACGGCGCGCATCCTCGACGTGCACCACGTCGCCTTCACCCGGGCCGCCCAGGCCGCGAAGGCCGACCCGACCACGCTCGGCGCGACCCACCAGGTCATCGAGACCGCGCGCTGGCTCGCGCTCCTGCGCGCCTGCTCCGGTGGCGAGCCGTTCATGAAGGTGAACCAAGGCCGCGTCACCGGAGAGTCCGTCGCCCGCTTCCTCGCCTTCGAGCCGCGCTTCCCCCGCTCCATCCGGCACTGCGCCCACGCCGCGTACACCCGCCTCGCCGACATCCGCCCCCCCGAGAGCCAGGCCTTGCCGGGTGGCGACACCCTCGCGCAGCTCCACGGCCTCACGCTCTGGATCGCCGACAAGTCGCAGGAGCACCTCGACCTGTCTTCCCTCCACGGCATGCTGGTACGCGTCGTCGACGAGACCGCGGCCATCTGCGATGGCATCGGACGCGATCTCCTGGGCAACGTCACCCGCCCCACCCCGAGCGTCCCTCCGCCAGCCGCTGCACCACCACAGATCAGCGCCCCGGCGCGATCGACCCAGTCTCAGTCCTGA
- a CDS encoding chloride channel protein, which yields MTTPREGPPPRRAARTPVSATPLPGPRGLLEFQHLGRVLLHAGLVGAAAGLAGSLFFAALELGERYILEGLTGYRPLRAHGEAVLPVLHRAELRPWLICLVPALGALIGGLLTARFAPEARGGGADALIDAFHQRGGVVRRRVPLVKALASFFTLASGGSGGREGPTMQIGGGIGSLLARALRVGPRERRILLIAGAAAGMSAMFRTPLGAALLVVEVLHRDDFESDALVPSILASVVSYSVFIYFFGESTLFTHAPRYPFIPSHLPLYALFAVLLSVVAVGYLTVIHGTERVFQRIKLPVWAKPALGGLALGLLVAPILILLGGRAGQPGQGFGLLGAGYGAAQVAITGAGWLPSGWDGVELLLLLLGMKIIATSLTVGSGGSAGDFGPSLVIGALAGGAFGRAAEILIQDPRIDPGAFALVGMGTLYGGVAHVPIAALVMVCELAGSYDLLVPLMLCEGIAFVALRHRSLYRAQVPTRRDSPAHRDDFIYDVLRGILVRDVVVTSRPFVAFDARTKAASVITRIAGCEWQDTFPVLDETGKVIGTIDADILRTAAMSPEITEVAIAHDMMETPAAVADTEDLHRALQTLLQHEVRELVVLDADGKIVGFLDEADVARAYHDATAGIRREP from the coding sequence ATGACGACGCCTCGCGAGGGCCCGCCGCCGCGCCGCGCGGCGCGGACGCCCGTCAGTGCCACACCGCTTCCTGGTCCTCGTGGGCTCCTGGAGTTCCAGCACCTCGGCCGCGTACTTCTGCACGCCGGCCTCGTCGGCGCAGCGGCCGGCCTCGCTGGTTCCTTGTTCTTCGCCGCCCTCGAACTCGGGGAGCGCTACATTCTCGAAGGCCTCACCGGCTACCGCCCCCTCCGCGCCCACGGGGAAGCCGTCCTCCCCGTCTTGCACCGGGCAGAGCTTCGCCCCTGGCTCATCTGCCTCGTCCCTGCCCTCGGCGCGCTCATCGGTGGCCTGCTCACTGCGAGGTTCGCTCCCGAGGCCCGCGGTGGAGGCGCCGACGCGCTCATCGACGCCTTCCATCAGCGCGGTGGCGTCGTCCGACGCCGGGTCCCCCTGGTCAAGGCGCTCGCCTCGTTCTTCACGCTCGCCTCGGGTGGCTCGGGCGGCCGCGAAGGCCCCACCATGCAGATCGGCGGCGGCATCGGCTCCTTGCTCGCGCGCGCCCTCCGCGTCGGCCCACGCGAGCGCCGCATCCTCCTCATCGCTGGCGCCGCCGCGGGCATGTCCGCCATGTTCCGCACGCCGCTCGGCGCCGCGCTCCTCGTCGTCGAGGTGCTCCACCGCGATGATTTCGAGTCCGACGCCCTCGTCCCGTCCATCCTCGCGAGCGTCGTCTCCTACTCCGTCTTCATCTACTTCTTCGGCGAGTCGACGCTCTTCACCCACGCCCCTCGCTACCCCTTCATTCCCTCGCACCTGCCGCTTTACGCCCTCTTCGCGGTGCTCCTCTCGGTGGTGGCGGTCGGTTATCTCACGGTGATCCACGGCACCGAGCGCGTCTTTCAGCGCATCAAGCTTCCCGTCTGGGCCAAGCCTGCGCTCGGTGGACTCGCGCTGGGGCTCCTGGTCGCCCCGATCCTCATCCTGCTCGGCGGGCGCGCGGGCCAGCCTGGTCAGGGCTTCGGCCTGCTCGGCGCTGGCTACGGCGCAGCCCAGGTCGCGATCACGGGCGCGGGCTGGCTGCCCTCCGGCTGGGATGGCGTCGAGCTGCTGCTCCTCTTGCTCGGCATGAAGATCATCGCCACCTCGCTCACCGTCGGCTCGGGTGGCAGCGCTGGAGATTTCGGCCCCTCGCTGGTGATCGGCGCCCTCGCCGGCGGCGCCTTCGGCCGCGCCGCGGAGATCCTGATCCAGGATCCCCGCATCGACCCCGGGGCCTTCGCGCTCGTGGGGATGGGCACGCTCTACGGCGGCGTCGCGCACGTCCCCATCGCGGCGCTGGTCATGGTCTGCGAGCTCGCTGGCAGCTACGACCTCCTCGTCCCCCTCATGCTCTGCGAGGGCATCGCCTTCGTCGCCCTCAGGCACCGCTCCCTCTACCGCGCTCAGGTCCCGACGCGACGCGACTCGCCAGCCCACCGCGACGACTTCATCTACGACGTGCTCCGGGGCATCCTGGTCCGGGACGTCGTCGTGACGAGCCGCCCCTTCGTCGCCTTCGACGCCCGCACCAAGGCTGCCAGCGTGATCACCCGGATCGCAGGTTGCGAGTGGCAGGACACATTTCCGGTCCTCGACGAGACAGGCAAGGTGATCGGTACCATCGACGCCGACATCCTGCGCACCGCCGCCATGAGTCCGGAGATCACCGAGGTCGCCATCGCGCACGACATGATGGAAACCCCAGCAGCGGTGGCGGACACGGAAGACCTGCATCGCGCCCTGCAAACGCTCCTCCAGCACGAGGTGCGCGAACTCGTCGTGCTCGATGCCGACGGGAAGATCGTCGGATTCCTCGACGAAGCCGACGTCGCTCGCGCCTACCACGACGCCACCGCCGGCATCCGCCGCGAGCCCTAG
- a CDS encoding Uma2 family endonuclease: MQPHQVAEIIRGTSYVRAQPGLRHVHASSELQTELGQAYCRGRGGPGGWRILQAPQLQLGHGVDMDVLVPDLAGWTLERLPQLGGAAFIQVAPDWVCEVLSPGTAARDRAEKMPIYARERVKTLWLVDPSACLLEVFVMGADGEWRLRVVSCGAAQVRATPFDAVELDLSMLWTE, translated from the coding sequence ATGCAGCCGCACCAGGTCGCCGAGATCATCCGCGGTACGTCGTATGTGCGAGCGCAGCCCGGGCTGCGGCACGTCCACGCGTCGAGCGAGCTGCAGACGGAGCTGGGGCAAGCGTACTGTCGGGGTCGTGGGGGGCCTGGCGGGTGGCGCATCCTGCAAGCGCCGCAGCTCCAGCTCGGGCACGGGGTGGACATGGATGTGCTGGTGCCGGATCTGGCGGGATGGACGCTGGAACGGTTGCCGCAGCTCGGAGGCGCGGCGTTCATCCAGGTGGCGCCCGACTGGGTGTGCGAGGTGCTCTCGCCCGGGACTGCCGCGCGTGACCGCGCAGAGAAGATGCCGATCTATGCGCGAGAGCGCGTGAAGACCCTCTGGCTCGTCGATCCGAGCGCGTGCCTGCTCGAGGTGTTCGTGATGGGCGCTGACGGGGAGTGGCGGTTGCGGGTGGTGTCCTGCGGTGCGGCGCAGGTGCGGGCAACGCCGTTCGACGCCGTGGAGCTGGACCTGTCGATGCTCTGGACCGAGTAG
- the glgC gene encoding glucose-1-phosphate adenylyltransferase, protein MPENLLRADYDQTKILVMILAGGEGRRLGPLTYERAKPAVPFGGRYRIIDIVLSNFVNSGLHRIKVLTQYKSGSLDEHIARSWRLSSILDAFIETVPAQQRTGKSWFKGSADAVYQTQNVLTDESPENVCIFGGDHVYKMDVRQMLQAHLVRDAEVTVAAIPVSKEEARSFGVIEVDEGGRIIAFHEKVQDPPEMPGRPGMCLASMGNYIFRTRALLDVLEADAASETSSHDFGKDVIPRLVKGSRVFVYDFHQNRVPGEEGLGYWRDIGTIDAYWAAQMDLVSIQPAFNFYNKDWPIRTGISHDPPAKFVFRDEANARVGIATESLVSLGCIISGGRIHRSVLSNRVRVNSFAHIEECVLFEDVKIGRHVKLRRCIVDKDVEIPPGTEIGFNLEEDKKKWYVSEGGIVVIPKRAKIESP, encoded by the coding sequence ATGCCGGAGAACCTCCTGCGAGCGGATTACGACCAAACGAAGATCCTGGTGATGATCCTCGCCGGTGGCGAAGGGCGTCGACTCGGTCCTCTCACCTATGAGCGCGCCAAACCGGCCGTTCCTTTCGGAGGGCGCTACCGGATCATCGACATCGTCCTCTCGAATTTCGTCAACTCCGGGCTGCACCGGATCAAGGTGCTGACGCAATACAAGAGCGGCTCGCTCGACGAGCACATCGCGCGCTCGTGGCGTCTCTCATCCATCCTCGACGCGTTCATCGAGACGGTGCCGGCACAGCAACGCACGGGGAAGAGCTGGTTCAAGGGCTCGGCGGACGCGGTGTACCAGACCCAGAACGTGCTCACCGACGAGTCGCCCGAGAACGTGTGCATCTTCGGCGGGGACCATGTCTACAAGATGGATGTGCGCCAGATGCTCCAGGCGCACCTCGTCCGCGACGCAGAGGTGACGGTCGCGGCCATCCCGGTCTCGAAGGAGGAGGCGCGCTCCTTCGGCGTGATCGAGGTCGACGAGGGGGGGCGCATCATCGCGTTCCACGAGAAGGTGCAGGACCCGCCCGAGATGCCAGGGCGCCCGGGGATGTGCCTGGCCTCGATGGGCAACTACATCTTCCGGACCCGCGCGCTGCTGGACGTGCTCGAAGCCGACGCCGCCAGCGAGACCAGCTCGCACGACTTCGGCAAGGATGTCATCCCGCGGCTGGTGAAGGGCAGCCGCGTCTTCGTCTACGACTTCCACCAGAACCGCGTGCCTGGTGAGGAGGGGCTCGGTTACTGGCGCGACATCGGGACCATCGACGCCTACTGGGCCGCCCAGATGGATCTGGTGAGCATCCAGCCGGCGTTCAATTTCTACAACAAGGACTGGCCCATCCGGACGGGCATCAGCCACGACCCACCCGCCAAGTTCGTCTTCCGTGACGAGGCGAACGCGCGCGTGGGCATCGCCACCGAGAGCCTCGTCTCTCTCGGTTGCATCATTTCAGGCGGGCGCATTCATCGGAGCGTGCTGTCGAACAGGGTTCGTGTGAACTCGTTCGCTCACATCGAGGAGTGCGTGCTCTTCGAGGACGTGAAGATCGGTCGACACGTGAAGCTGAGGCGCTGCATCGTCGACAAGGACGTGGAAATCCCGCCGGGCACGGAGATCGGCTTCAACCTCGAGGAGGACAAGAAGAAGTGGTACGTGAGCGAGGGCGGGATCGTCGTCATCCCGAAGCGGGCAAAGATCGAGTCCCCGTAG
- a CDS encoding AMP-binding protein has translation MTSLEHDSAEAVTLVELLRKMATEQPEEKVFSALGGDVALLPSGAMPAGVMTFGELDRAARAIAAALQRAGVKPGERAVLLYPTGVALVPALYGCLYAGVVAMPAPLSEVEGRSALAGPSRWLVSMIAACKPAIVLSGVGTLLASRAALLGVEGLEDVPWLVTEAVSPASAAGWREVAIGPDTPALLPPGVGDGAVVTHARLLGGPASLGLGRGAAGWLSGQEGSGAGGKPGLASAAPPGKARAGSSAA, from the coding sequence ATGACATCGCTCGAGCACGACAGCGCGGAGGCCGTGACGCTGGTGGAGCTGCTTCGCAAGATGGCGACGGAGCAGCCGGAGGAGAAGGTGTTCAGCGCGCTCGGGGGTGACGTGGCGTTGCTCCCTTCCGGGGCGATGCCAGCGGGCGTGATGACGTTCGGGGAGCTGGATCGCGCGGCGCGCGCGATCGCGGCGGCGCTGCAGCGCGCGGGCGTGAAGCCCGGTGAACGGGCGGTGCTGCTGTACCCGACGGGGGTGGCGCTGGTGCCGGCGCTCTACGGCTGTCTGTACGCAGGGGTCGTCGCCATGCCGGCGCCGCTGTCCGAGGTGGAGGGGCGTTCGGCGCTGGCGGGGCCATCGCGGTGGCTGGTGTCGATGATCGCGGCCTGCAAGCCGGCGATCGTGCTGAGTGGGGTGGGGACGCTCCTGGCGTCGCGTGCGGCGCTCCTGGGGGTGGAGGGGCTGGAGGATGTGCCGTGGCTGGTGACGGAGGCGGTGTCGCCCGCGAGCGCAGCCGGGTGGCGAGAGGTGGCGATCGGGCCGGATACGCCAGCGCTCTTGCCGCCTGGCGTGGGCGATGGCGCGGTGGTGACGCATGCGCGGCTTCTGGGCGGGCCCGCGTCGCTCGGTCTGGGGCGCGGGGCTGCGGGGTGGCTGTCGGGGCAAGAGGGGAGCGGCGCGGGCGGGAAGCCTGGGTTGGCCTCCGCCGCGCCACCCGGGAAGGCGCGCGCCGGATCGAGCGCGGCGTGA
- a CDS encoding circularly permuted type 2 ATP-grasp protein has translation MSLRDFARAQQLAEIALLNQGVTFSVYADGRGKSLGQLADGKSRQLEKIFPFCLVPRLISAADWHHLERGLIQRVHALSLFVDDVYGEQRILAEGVIPRELVLGAAHYIPFLKGLKPPGGVRIHIAGVDLIRDPQGRFRVLEDNLRTPSGVSYVLENRLITKRVVPQLLDQSRVRRVDDYPNRLADTLRSVSPSFPGTTSAVLLTPGPYNSAYFEHSFLARSMGVELVQAADLFVDQDQVFVQTTRGPRRVHVIYRRTDEAFLDPEVFRPDSMLGVPGLMRAYAAGNVALANAPGNGVADDKAIYPFVPEMIRYYLAEEPILEQVPTYVCARDEDRRYVLDHLPELVVKAVDEAGGYGMLMGPESTAAERDEFRARIEQSPRRYIAQPRIELSAAPTWDPTGTEIMARRVDLRPYVLTGRDGPWVLPGGLTRVALRPGSYVVNSSQGGGSKDTWVLKDAPEPRP, from the coding sequence ATGAGCCTCCGCGATTTCGCGCGAGCCCAGCAGCTCGCCGAGATCGCCCTCCTCAACCAGGGCGTGACGTTCTCGGTCTACGCGGACGGGCGTGGCAAGAGCCTCGGCCAGCTCGCCGACGGCAAGAGCCGCCAGCTCGAGAAGATCTTCCCCTTCTGCCTCGTCCCTCGCCTGATCTCGGCGGCGGACTGGCACCACCTCGAGCGCGGCCTCATCCAGCGCGTCCACGCGCTCAGCCTCTTCGTCGACGACGTCTACGGCGAGCAGCGCATCCTCGCAGAGGGCGTCATCCCCCGCGAGCTGGTCCTCGGTGCTGCCCACTACATCCCCTTCCTCAAGGGACTGAAGCCCCCGGGTGGCGTGCGCATCCACATCGCAGGGGTCGACCTCATCCGCGATCCCCAGGGCCGCTTCCGCGTGCTGGAGGACAACCTCCGCACCCCCTCGGGCGTCTCCTACGTCCTGGAGAACCGCCTCATCACCAAGCGCGTCGTCCCGCAGCTCCTCGACCAGTCCCGCGTCCGCCGGGTCGACGACTACCCCAACCGCCTCGCGGACACGCTGCGCTCCGTCTCTCCCTCGTTCCCGGGCACCACCTCGGCCGTGCTGCTCACCCCGGGCCCTTACAACTCCGCCTATTTCGAGCACAGCTTCCTCGCACGCTCGATGGGCGTCGAGCTCGTCCAGGCCGCGGATCTCTTCGTCGACCAGGACCAGGTCTTCGTCCAGACCACGCGCGGCCCTCGCCGCGTCCACGTCATCTACCGCCGCACCGACGAGGCCTTCCTCGATCCGGAGGTCTTCCGGCCCGACAGCATGCTCGGCGTCCCCGGCCTCATGCGCGCGTACGCCGCTGGCAACGTCGCGCTCGCCAACGCCCCGGGGAACGGCGTCGCCGACGACAAGGCCATCTACCCCTTCGTCCCGGAGATGATCCGCTACTACCTCGCCGAGGAGCCCATCCTGGAGCAGGTCCCCACCTACGTGTGCGCCCGCGACGAGGACCGACGCTACGTGCTCGACCACCTCCCCGAGCTGGTGGTGAAGGCCGTCGACGAGGCCGGAGGCTACGGCATGCTCATGGGCCCCGAGAGCACCGCCGCCGAGCGCGACGAGTTCCGCGCCCGCATCGAGCAGAGCCCGCGCCGGTACATCGCGCAGCCCCGCATCGAGCTGAGCGCCGCGCCCACCTGGGACCCGACGGGCACGGAGATCATGGCGCGGCGGGTCGACCTCCGCCCCTACGTGCTCACCGGCCGCGACGGCCCCTGGGTGCTCCCTGGCGGCCTCACCCGGGTGGCGCTCCGCCCGGGCTCATACGTCGTCAACTCCAGCCAAGGTGGCGGCTCGAAGGACACCTGGGTGCTGAAGGACGCCCCGGAACCACGCCCATGA